The Vanessa atalanta chromosome 7, ilVanAtal1.2, whole genome shotgun sequence genomic interval aaatgtgtaaaataagtatactatgtagttattaatacataaaaatggcTGTTTAGCTTGCAAAAGCGTAGTAAATCAAAAGAATATAAGCTCGTATTTCACTCTAGTTTGATGAAGCACTCAATCATGGATGAGTTACCTGTCATTACCCGTGCCCGAACATGTCAATCTTACCTCGTTTGTTATGTATGGATccgatatatgaaaaaatatttctatccaATATTCTCTAAAATCGAACGTTTCTTAAGGAGCTAAAGAATATAAAGCATAGCTGTTTTTCACTCTAAggttctttaatatatttgagtgGTTCCGTAGAGTGGATAGATTATggcataaattttaatttgaatatcattACACTTATGGATATAATCTTAGTAtagtattttatagaaaaaatctgttttaaaacaaatagtaattGAATGAAATGTTTGTTGAATACAGGAGAGGGATTTGGGTACTAATTGGATCGCTTGGGACAGAATTACACAATTTCCAAAAActtcgtttatataattaaatgataagtcTCTATACATGTAAAATAGCTTtaaatctctttataatattttaatggctACTGAAATTATCAAGCATTTTAAatgaagaaatttatttaacattaatcgGTCTTCAAAGGAGATGCAGGTAGTTTAATGACCTTACTTGACATAGTATGAAGGGGTATTAAAGTGCCTCAGGCGATAACGCTTGAAGTAATTTCAAACCATCTTAAGTCTGTAAACACAAAATGTGAAACATACCTCTTTCAAAGTTTATGTGCGTCCTCACGAATGAGTCTTTGATGTTTAGCAGACCATGACTTTTGTTATGTAATAGTTTACACGATATAAAATCTTCcatccatattaatattataaatgcgaaagtaactctgtctgtctgtctcgctttcacgccaaggcaactggaccgatttaaatgaaatttggtacacaaatagtctagagcctgagaagGAAAAAAGTGTTGTAAtgggttgaaaagggggatgaaaggttgtatgatagtattgtcatttttagaaatagaagcataaaacttatatttaggctgtacacttataaactaacatatcctgacacccactaaggagcgAATTTAAgtaattctacccctaaaggagtgaaataagggttgaacgtttgtatggaagtccggcagtttttaagatagaaacataaatctttatttttgggatactgattaaatatgattaaatacgtatttaagcgtttctgcatattaaaactataaggGGTTAAATAAGGgttgacattttttatataggtaagtctggaagtccgtcattttgaagtgAGAAgctcgaaatttatttttaggctaccgataaaaaatgtgttgattcgcatttaagcgtttctggatattctactctaagggctgaaatacacaccaatgtggtatacaaaagGTCTTACATAAACGTAATATTTAAgttcatttgtaaatatattcatattctacgcgaaCAGAGCCGTGGGCAACAGCTAGTTatggatatttaaatattaaatgtcaacaaaaaaagaaacgaaatatccttgatataaacatttaataataacagtacGTGTTGATTTAGTGGTTTCAATaagagaaattatatttatcatttaaaatatacataaaaatttgaTTGTGGAAATACgcttctaattaaattattaccaaGTTTAAAACCCTATCAGCTGTACTGATTTGATAGAGTTGAAAGATAGTATTAACCTAGCGAACTAATGAAGCACCCTTATGCTTAAATCTTAATCTTTTAAATCCTTACAAAATATTTGGATGTCTGTAGTGTTTCATAACATATACATGAAATTACATTCGAGAAGTAAAGTTCTAAATTAACtgacaaattaaatatgatgtCGTGAGCGATTTTGAAGCGAACTTAACGAATGGTGTTCTTTGAGACTTTTCTGAACATATATACTTAAGCTTTGTACTAGATCTTATAGTGTatactaaatagttttataatagcCTACCTATATGGTGATTTTGCACGAGTTAAGTTAAATGAAGATAAGCAGAATACGATAGATATCTTGGATACAAATAAAACGTGCACAATGTTTTCTTATACCGTATATAGTTTTGATAACGGTCGCTTGGAAAACACGCACATTTTCTACGGCTACTTCGACATAAGCCAAATCTCAAAACGTAAAATCATACTATGTAGCTGATTTCCTTCTTGAAACTAGAAACTATCCtatttattatgaaagtttCTTATTAAACGAATTAGTAGATTTTGGGTAAATCTGGAAAtagcaaacaaacaaaaatagtatGATTTCACTGTCTCCATCGTTGGTTTATTCGCTAGCAAAATAAGGGCGCATATCTCAAGGTCTTGAATTTCAAAGGGTGCGTCGTAAAAAgtcattgggtttttctgtcaagtAATACTCAATAGTAGCCCGGAGTATTGAAGTTGCCAGTGTATACACTTCCGTGTAAATGGTTACCGTGGCCTAAACCGTTACACGTATAGAATCCggacacatattttttttttcattttattagtcTGTTAAccttataaatagtattatattttaattaaacaacataAACTCGCgaaaatatacacatacaaagtttttttttcaaataatacgaaatatttataattccctAATTATAGTAACAGGAATGTCTAGTCAACACCAAGTTGATATAGGAAAGTATACTTATTTAGTGCGATTATAAAGGAATTccaatttttacaaatgaactATGAAAGGCGCActaaagtttttaatgaaaatattccgAGAAGTTGCTGAACAGCGCAAACGCCTTCTTTAAAGAGTAAAAACTTAATTTCTTTCCGTGTTTCCTTAGTAAAATCGACTATAATTTGCAGCTATAAGCTCgctgcaattattattttttaaggtttattaaaagataattttaagaacaaacaatataaaaatatgcattacAATTTCTTTTTCTTCAATTACAAAATCTCTTCGAAATTGAATTTACATTACAGTACACGAagcaacttttattttaaaggtatataaaattaactaacaaGCTGTATGGTCCTATAAAAATAGAAACCTGTTGATTAAAATACAGTGACAACGGACACAAAACAGACGATGTTTAGGTTTAGGTAGGCAGGTTAATAGGCTACTTCATGGTAAATTGTCACCAtttgcaattattaaataatttcgggttcaaacccaggcaagcaccactgaattcttatgtgcttaatttgtgtttataattgatctcgtgctcggcggtgaaggaaaacatcgtaaggaaacctgcatgtgcctaatttcaatgaaattctgccacatgtgtattccaccaacccgcattggagtagcgtggtggaatatgctccaaaccttcacctcaaagggagaggatgccttagcctAGACATTGGTAGTACGGTACattgttgatacggctcgcctagtttatttcagttactttcacagtataatgtcgtacggtattatgctttggggtaacgcagccgctatccatactatatttgtgctgcagaagagggctattcgcgcaatctataacctgggagccaaggaatctttgaggtataaatttaaagaaattaagatattgactgttgcttctcaatatatattctgtaatgttttgtatgtacggaaaaatattaatgtttttatgagaaaatgtgattctcataacgttggtacaaggaacaaacacaatcttgttactcctgttactcgactgcatagagtcagtaactcttttgtggggcaatgtatacgcttctacaacaggatcccagaaagcgttcaaaatgcttctgttgcgaaatttaaaaaaattgttaaggaacgcttgtgtgcgaaaggttactatacaattagtgagtttatgtttgatagcacaccttgggaatgaaacgatcgcctcctggctgtttctactcatatataattatgtatataattaatttgacgtaaaaaaaaaaaaaagtcccgctgagtttctttcgccggttcttctcaggtcagggtgttttcttttccgaaccggtggtagtgtttaacttgacaatcaataagaaagtgtaatacttctatattgaataaaggaatttgagtttgagtttgagtaatTATATggatatttataactacattaacatatatttcgtctttttttagtaattacacTAACTCTTCATTCTTAACAAAAGACATAGAATAATTATTGATGGGCGGGGTGTCTACCCAAACGACGCGCTTCTGTTTGCGACTTATTACGAGAGCtagttaactaaaataattccTACATAGCCTGttgtagatataattattaaaaatcattgttaaatttaaacatctacgtatgtttgaaaaaaagacatctataatatacatgtagCGGATAAAGCTTGTAACGCAAccgaaaaatatacttactggCTGACTGATGATTTACTGTCAACACCAAGGAGTAATAgaatttggcggtaaaatatatgtactttaaataaTGTACTTGTTTGTAGTCGATCAATAAAACTTATGACATTATGAAAGGAtccttaaaatgtttaattctttgtattatttgtatccTTTGAAGAAATGAATacgtttgattaataataatcaaaataatgaaCTCAATTGataaattgtaaaatcaaatgatatattattttccatGATCATATGTAATAAAGTAATCTTGTtagattatttgaaaaaagattttattttcctCAATAGCTTTGCCGATTTTGATGTTACACAGTGGttccattttaatttgattaaattttacattttgaaaGGGGGGTGAGTTGGAGTCGTTGTTCAGATTACAAACATATCTAAACACAGTTGCCTTGCCTTGATTGGTTCCCATCTCCAAAACTGACtacgtattgtaaatattttaacattgtttaTGAGTGTATTCGGACAACATTTTTTAAGtcgtttttacaaattaaaataagtaggtggaccggcaaatggaccacctgatggtaagtggccaccatcgTTTATAGACGATagcaaatattaaccatttttttacaaaaatggaATCTAAGATGTTAATGATTTATGAATGTTACCACCGGCTCACCGTTAAAACCggcatacaacaatactgatattagtgactaatatttttagtattgcaGATATTTTcgatcaatacaataaaattttagtacattATCATATACCCCATGCGTAAAGTATCtgaaaaattattgataaataaacattgttttgcAGACTCGtaacattttaagaatataatatacaaaccgTTTAACTTATCTGTCTAGCCTGAGCCGCACGATTACCGCAAATtcaacataaaacttatattatctCCGATTAAAGATTTCATCCTTCGATATAAGACGGTCGTAATATTTTAACGATGGCCCAACTTCAAAGCAACGttattatttaccattttttattttgttatttgcgatattgttttaaaataatacaacattttagTTACGATAagctttcttttttaaattgcgtgttaaatatcaaaatattgtgGAAATGGAAGGATGCACTAaggaataaatttaacaatgatTTTGAAGAACATTTCCAAAACGGTAATTTCATTGTGGGTATTACTTCGAAACTCGACAGTGTTGTTTCGTTCGATAAGAAAGTTTCGTTCGTTAAGTAGGCACATTAGGGAAAAGAGGACAACATTTGTGGTGTCATCAGCAATGGCTGCTTGCCAGACAGATGCCACTCAATCAGAAATTTCATCGTACGTATTACTTTCATTCggattacatatatgtatagcatttcatacaaaattcataaaatattaatccttataattttaataaagaacgaCGGCTCCTAATctttctatctatatatataaaagtgaaatactCACTGATTAATTGCGAAATCTAGGAAactaaatagaataattatttaaaaaaaaataacgcaacGGATACAAAGGCCaagtttcttaatattttttcttattttttttattttattgaatggaTCCACGAAATcagttttgatttataatttagatcAATATCGTTCtaagtatactaaaaataacaatgtgtatttaataatgataggtatatattaacatattttcaaaaacGTTTTCAAGATTATAacgtcaaataaaatttgtcgTCCATTTTAAGCTAAAAAACTTgatgtcattaaaataatcacgGGGgatcaaatttttatattaatttttctgaAGTATCTTAGCCAAATGAAGTCTTTTCAAACTCATAACTTCTGCAGTTTTTAACGAGCAATAGTAACACTGCcagtaatatttttgaacaagATTTTCAATCgtcaaaaaaatttatattgaacaaaTTGAAATCTGAATATTTTCTGATAAAGCCATATAAGtctttttcatataattcatgtgatatacttaattaatatgagtttatttatacatatatctacataagaacatattatatcaacgatattaaaattaaaattaaaaatattcactatAAAAACATGACCGTGCGGAATGGTAGCAAGTATGCTAGCAACATTAACAACATTGTTGCTATATAGGTTGAATAACATCAACGATTATTtgtgaaggataagtgagccagtgtaaatcaaaaaataaaaatgtgctaCTCAAATTCACCCAAAGATATTTCcactaataatatttctaattgatttgaagggttagtgGGTCAGTGTGgtgtttgacgacctccatggtcgggtagtgtgtacaccggttttcatgggtaacgctactctgaggtcccgggttcaattcccggccgagtcaatgtagaaaaagttcattaattttctatgttgtcttgggtctgggtgtatgtggggtaccgtcgttacttctgattttccataacacaagtgctttagctacttacattgggatcagagtaatgtatgtgatgttgtccaatattttaatatttagtgtaaTATAACGAAGAAATTTTACCTTTGATCATGTGGTTGGTCACACATTGAAGTTGTAAAACACGTTTATATTCGTACTTCTTAAAGTTCTACTGTCCTCAGTGAAGGTGAtaacttatcatcaggtggtccatttgctcgcaGTCttccaaaaataatactaaaaacgaGAAGTTATTCACCGACAGATCTTTCCTTtcttaataaaagtttacatttataatttaaattcactttGGGAAATTGAGAAATAAATTCCTCAAAAGAAACTGGAATGCCTACAGATACTAATTCGGATTAGCGAGAAATTGCCCGtaactttttttgtattgaatttctCCTTCTGATTCCTTCACTTTTTTAAACATCGAGAAATTTGTTTGTgtcacacaaaaaaataaaaaaatctcgaaaatattatattttgatgctGGGCATTACCAGGCATTATCTATcgttaatttctaaaaaatataatattaagcgtATAAtattgacttggtggtagggctttgtgcaaacccgtctgggtaggtaccacccactcatcagatattctggtTAGaggggtaagtgagccagtgtaatcacaggcacaagggacataacatcttagttcccaaggttggtgtcgcataggtgatgtaaggaatggttaatatttcttacagcgccattgtctatgggcggtggtgatcccttaccatcaggtggcccatatgctcgtccgccaaccaatgccataaaaaataatagtaagtattatATGTCTTTGGTATGTTAATACCAaagacataaattaatttaattgtttagtaTATCTAAAAAGTATGTAAGTAAGCTACATAGCGTAAGAAAACGATTtctatgaaacatattttttttattgttattatattcagAGACAGAATAACTACGAATATTTACTCAAAATAAAATCCTGATACTCGTTAGTTTTGTTGAATATGACTAAAAACAATTGTAGCGTCATTTATGAGTCAACGtgtcaaacaaaaataacaaaacggAAACAATAGCATAAACAGATCGAATTTATTATACGAAACAAAGAGtcatgcaaaatatttatttgctcaACTTTATTGTCACGTGAGTTAAAACTTCGTTAATGAAATTCATAAAATCAAggcaaaaatttatattttaaaatttctcttaaaatttatacattcttTATACATTCGTTAGCTGctgaaatcatattttatttactaattgtgTATTCGTATGAAGTATCtttctcattttaaaattatataaatctttatgaaACATATCACATAAAGTcatgaattgtttatttatcacatttaattataaatatatagaagataaatagattgtaacatttattttaaaaattataatcatgtaaaaattaaaaataaattcagttgaaaatattattttcagagGCAAATTTAGCAAGCTTAGAGTTAAGTATAAAGTTAAGGGTTTCCGAGTTAGAAAATACCGTAgccaatgtataaaaataaatttgatctaAGAGTACTATAATATGGATAAGGGGATTCTGTAGTACACTATTCCGCTGTAATAGAGTGATACTTCTTCGGGATCGTTTGGGAAACTGATAACTCTATTTGGTTTTGccataaaatgttattagatACTTGCTGAATCTAAATAAGTATCCCAACAAATATACTCCATACATGGTATTTATTAATGCGAAAATTTAGTTGTacatttcttcttttttaacttatattcgaagtcatataatgattataaaaatgtaattaattagaataatttctaaaacaatctgtagaaaatattttaaaaagtttttatcggCACTTATTAAATGGGCATCAAGCTTTTGTTTTTGTCAGCCTTTTGatgaaaaatcttaaaaaacgGGCGCCTCTTttgtatttctgtatttttcATTCCAATGTAGTCACTTATGAGCCATATTATAAAGATTCATTATATTACAGTGATATTTgcgatgattattttttatagcagtATTACTTAGCAAGCCTGTTAGCATATATAGCATATTCCGAGGAACTTTCACTGTTTCCAGGGGATTAAAGGCATTCCGCTAGGCTCTCGTCGTTGTTACGTGCTATTTGACTCTAGGATAACCGACACGTTGATCGTGGGAAGAGCACTTCAGATATCACGCCGACATGACACGTGCATTGTAGCTACTCGGATACGAAGTATTGCGATACGATATacaacttataattttattcgatttgaatgTAAAGTCATttgagtaatttaaatgaatatttatttatatttggcgtatttttttttctcataaattataaaaaaaaatccctttGTCATTATTAAGTagatttaataaacaaacatagttgctttcatatacattatatagtattattatagattcgaaatatatttattactgcgATGGAAATAACAAGCGTCGTTGACCTGAGTAGTTtagatataaacttaaattggCAAAATATTTCCgtctttgaaaattaaatatatcctcCGTTAGCATTTATTGGAAGATTCCATCAACAACCGTTTGTAGTTTATGTTTAAGTTTAAGCAGTTTATCATTGTAGTCTatgttatatactatatactatattatatactttaatattatattatttaatataagcatttattactcatcaaacaaattatattagtacACATTTTCACCATAATTAATGGATTCGTAAAGTAAATCATGGttacgtaaattttaaattggaatACTTACCTTTGTTAATTTAGTATTGTAAAGTTCTCGTTttgttctttaattattaatactttacgataaaaatatgTCCTATTTAAGAGtaccatgattttttttttttttttgttaagcagGTAGAACTCTCACTTCGATCAGGGAGGCACTTCTATACcacggggtgccgacctatctgagGAGACTGTTGgaagcgtacctccaggaccgggaggtcctctgggtggGGGTCAATGGGGAGCTAGTCCGgcatcgggtaggctgcggcgttccacaggggtcggttctcggcccaatcctgtggaacgttagTTTCGATTGGCTCTtgagagctcccgtccttcccgggatgggggtgctcTGTTACGCGGACGACACCCTCATCACGGCGACAGGGCAAGATTTTGGGGACGCAGCCCGCTTGGCTGAAGTCGGAactgctctcaccgtggaccggatGGAAGCGCTGGGCCTGAGGGTCTCCATTTCGAAAACGGAGGCTCTCCTTTTCCACGGTCCACGAAGGGGACCCCCTCGAGGGGCAAGTATCACCGTccaggggacggtgatcaaggtgcaggcccagatgaagtacctGGGCCTGATCCTGGACGGACGATGGAGCTTCAGGCAGCATTTCGCTCAACTCGGGCCgaagctcatcaacgccgctgcCGCCCTGGGACGCCTCCTACCAAATGTGggagggccgggatcgctatgtcgGCGACTATatgccggtgtagtgaggtcaatggcgctgtacggtgccccgatttggatagacgccctcaccgctggcaatcgggccctcttgcggaaaccgcagagggtcatagcagtgagaggtataagagggtaccgtacggtgtcatggactgcggcgacacttctcgcgggtgatccaccttgggaactc includes:
- the LOC125065436 gene encoding uncharacterized protein LOC125065436; protein product: MKYLGLILDGRWSFRQHFAQLGPKLINAAAALGRLLPNVGGPGSLCRRLYAGVVRSMALYGAPIWIDALTAGNRALLRKPQRVIAVRGIRGYRTVSWTAATLLAGDPPWELQAEVLAENQLPSGGSTTPTHLKWYHCKTHSGESQPIMGVSSLFPQKQ